A window of the Tachyglossus aculeatus isolate mTacAcu1 chromosome 2, mTacAcu1.pri, whole genome shotgun sequence genome harbors these coding sequences:
- the WBP11 gene encoding LOW QUALITY PROTEIN: WW domain-binding protein 11 (The sequence of the model RefSeq protein was modified relative to this genomic sequence to represent the inferred CDS: inserted 1 base in 1 codon; deleted 3 bases in 3 codons) → MGRRSTSSTKSGKFMNPTDQARKEARKRELKKNKKQRMMVRAAVLKMKDPKQIIRDMEKLDEMEFNPVQQPQLNEKVLKDKRKKLRETFERILRLYEKENPDTFKELRKLEADYEQKRAQLSQYCDAVKNAQHVEVESIPLPDMPHAPSSILIQDIPLPGAQPPSILKKTSAYGPAGRGPPALPLPGPGPGPGPGPGVPRLPPGRKPPGPPPGPPPPQVLQLYGRKVGFVDPPPRRRDEDGPFGPDSGRRGEEASSSSEDEGYPEDMEQDKGEDSSDDSDSDRSDAADSEGDDFPLRGEAPRPDGDDKKAGLSVRFADIPGKPRKKKKKKNMKELTPLQAMMLRMAGQEIPEEGREAEGFSEEEEEDDDDDDDDEEEEDAEGSEESGPEDPALRKEDGPADGGAGPPPPPQPGPPAQMHAAPGPGPPPLGPPPXAAPPGPPAGLPPGPPPGAPPFLRPPGLPGLRGPLPRLLPPGPPPGRPPGPPPGPPPGLPPGPPPRGPPPRLPPPAPPGLPPPRPGLLRPPPGPPLGPAPPGLFPPAPLPNPGVLSAPPSLIQRPKADEAAGAGGPAAPATIEKKATATISAKPQITNPKAEVTRFVPTALRVRREHKGAAPAPPRKAEDPAGGPPAKAGAPAPLPLQTKDDVYEAFMKEMEGLL, encoded by the exons ATGGGGCGCCGATCCACGTCCTCCACGAAGAGCGGGAAGTTCATGAATCCCACGGACCAGGCCC GAAAGGAGGCCCGGAAGAGGGAGCTGAAGAAG AACAAGAAGCAGCGGATGATGGTTCGCGCCGCGGTGCTGAAGATGAAGGACCCCAAGCAAATCATCCGGGACATGGAGAAGCTGGACGAGATGG AATTCAACCCGGTGCAGCAGCCCCAGCTGAACGAGAAGGTGCTGAAGGACAAGCGCAAGAAGCTGCGCGAGACCTTCGAGCGCATCCTGCGCCTCTACGAGAAGGAGAACCCCGACACCTTCAAGGAGCTGCGCAAACTGGAGGCCGACTACGAGCAGAAGCGCGCCCAGCTCAGCCAGTACTGCGACGCCGTCAAG AACGCCCAGCACGTGGAAGTGGAGAGCATCCCGCTGCCGGACATGCCGCACGCCCCGTCGAGCATCCTGATCCAGGACATCCCGCTGCCCGGCGCCCAGCCGCCGTCCATCCTGAAGAAGACGTCGGCCtacgggccggccggccggggcccGCCGGCCCTCCCGCtgccggggcccgggccggggccggggccggggccgggggtcccCCGCCTGCCGCCGGGCCgcaagccccccggccccccgcccggcccgcccccgccccaggtCCTGCAGCTGTACGGGCGCAAGGTGGGCTTCGTGGACCCGCCCCCGCGCCGCAGGGACGAGGACGGCCCCTTCGGACCCGACTCAG GCCGGCGCGGGGAGGAGGCGTCCAGCAGCAGCGAGGACGAGGGCTACCCGGAGGACATGGAGCAGGACAAGGGCGAGGACAGCAGCGACGACAGCGACAGCGACCGGTCGGACGCCGCCGACAGCGAGGGGGACGACTTCCCGCTGCGGGGCGAGGCCCCCAGGCCCGACGGCGACGACAAGAAGGCCG ggCTGAGCGTGCGGTTTGCCGACATCCCCGGGAAGCcgcggaagaagaagaagaagaagaacatgaAGGAACTGACGCCCTTGCAGGCCATGATGCTGCGCATGGCGG gCCAGGAGATCCCGGAGgaaggccgggaggcggagggcttctcggaggaggaagaggaggacgacgacgacgacgacgacgacgaggaggaggaggacgcggAGGGGTCGGAGGAGTCGGGCCCCGAGGACCCGGCGCTGCGCAAGGAGGACGGCCCGGCCGACGGCGGGGccggcccgccgcccccgccccagcccggcccgcccgcccagATGCAcgccgcccccgggcccggccccccgcccctcggccccccGC CTGcggcccccccgggcccccccgccGGACTCCCGCCCGGACCCCCGCCAGGTG CCCCCCCGTTCCTGAGGCCCCCGGGGCTGCCGGGCCTGCGGGGCCCCCTGCCTCGGTTGCTGCCGCCGGGCCCGCCGCCGGGCcgt cccccgggccccccgcccggcccgcccccgggcctccccccgggcccg cccccgcGGGGTCCGCCGCCCCGcctgccgcccccggcccctccag GTCTCCCGCCGCCGCGGCCCGGCCTGCTGCGCCCGCCGCCGGGCCCGCCGCTGGGGCCCGCCCCGCCGGGCCTCTTC CCGCCGGCCCCGCTGCCCAACCCGGGGGTCCTCAGCGCCCCGCCCAGCCTCATCCAGCGGCCCAAGGCGGACGAggccgcgggggccggggggccggccgCCCCCGCCACCATCGAGAAGAAGGCCACGGCCACCATCAGCGCCAAGCCGCAGATCACCAACCCCAAGGCCGAGGTGACCCGCTTCGTGCCCACGGCCCTGCGGGTCCGCCGGGAGCACAAgggggccgcccccgccccgccccgcaagGCCGAGGACCCCGCCGGCGGACCCCCGGCCAAGGCCGGGGCCCCGGCCCCCCTGCCCCTGCAGACCAAGGACGACGTCTACGAGGCCTTCATGAAGGAGATGGAGGGGCTCCTGTGA